In the Drosophila teissieri strain GT53w chromosome 3R, Prin_Dtei_1.1, whole genome shotgun sequence genome, AATTATGTGCATCCAAGATagtttttaagaaaaaaacaaatacgttaagaaaaataaaacaaacatattttacaaaCTTATTTAATCTGTTCTTAATCTAGTGCGAACCTTTGGTCTACGCgtggattttatttattctgtGGCAACAAAGAGGCCATATATAAATTTCTTCCCATTAAAACTCACCGTGACAGCGCATTCCATTTGAATGATAAACTGTTCGTATTTCTTTGTAAACGACTATTTGTGTATTTAGCTCTTAAACAAGTTGTCTTAACAAGTTGAACATTAAAGACTCCTCTGCTTTCGGGGCCTTGGAGGATTAAAGGAAACATGCGTGTTGTCGGTTATGGAAACGATGTTCAGGCCACCCATTTGCAGTCCTTTGATGGCCGActgaattaaaaatattcaattatttttaaatggcatGAGTGACATTAAGTTTTGCGCATACCATTCTTCCAGGACCAAGACCTCGGACCTTCACTCGCACAGTCTTCCAACCCAATTCAATGGCTTTCTAAAATACAATTGAATTTTTCGTAAATTTCTAGAAATAGTTTAGGATGTATTCAAATGCATATGGTTTACGTATATAAATACACTATTGCGTCCCATTATTAACAAAAACCACATCAAATTTCAACGTTTACTAGCTAAACGCCAATACAGCACAACTTTAAAGTTCTATCTTTTATAGTCTTGAAAATATTGTCGTTGTTTTATGTAGTTTGTAGTTTTCCACTTTAGTATAACCGATTTTTCTGAAAATGACTTACTCCACTAATGGTAACCGCAGTGGCTTGAGCTGCAATGTTGGTTCCCTTGCGGGTGTTTTTGAATCCCTCAATTCCGCAGGATCGTATCAGACGGAGGACTCCTGGACAGAGGGTATACGTTAGTGCACAGTTGGTGTAAAGTTCCACATGACCCACCTTTGTGATCCGTGACGGAAATAATTGTGTTGTTGGGTGAAACGCGAATATTGCAAATAGGCAGCTCGTTAAATGGTGTTCCATTGAATAAGGTGGTGGCGGTGCTGGCATCCGGGAAAAACTTAGCCTTGCTAAATGGAAAACTCATTGCAATCAAGATTATttacaaatgtaaaatgtaatccCAACCGGTTAATAAGTGTATCGATGTCCACGGTCTTTTCACCCACGGTTCCTTCGTCTTTGGCCGGTAAAGATGCGAGCATTTCCTTGCGGTCCTCCGCCTTCCGCCAGCAAGCGCTCGTGTGTATCCTAGAAGTCTGGAGCGGCACAGCGGGCAGAGTAATGCTCCGAAGAGCACTTAGAAATACACTTTTTAGTgacattattaatttaattctcAGAGGGTGCACAGAAACCAAATTACATCACACCGCCAGTCTGGCAACACTGGCAGTGTTGGCTAGCACGCTACAACAAGTGGGCACGCTTCGTGCTGACTGACAAAAGATCCAGAAGAAGACTATTTTCACGTGTTCTTGTTTTAAGTTGGTTTTGATTCCGGTTATCCTCGTTTAAAATGGCTCTAAAAAGGTTGAAGAGTAAgtgttttgtatatttatatttatttaatgtagctttatatgtatattcataaTCCGCAGCCAAGAAATCCAAGAGGCTGACCGGTCGCTTGAAGCATAAGATCGAAAAGAAGGTGCGCGACcacaacaaaaaggaacgTCGTGCCGCCAAGAAGAATCCGAAGAAGGGTAGCAAGAAACAGAAGCTCATCCAGATCCCGAACATCTGCCCGTTCAAGGATGATATCCtcaaggaggtggaggaggccAAGCAGCGCCAGGAGGCAGAGCGTTTGGCCCGCCGCGAAGCCTTTAAGGTCGAACGCGAACAGAACAAATTCAAGACCCTGGAGTCCATGGTCGAGGATGCAGACATGCGAAGCACTGTGCACGGAATAATGCACGAAAACGATGCCCAGGATCAGGACGAAAAGAAATACAAGAACGCCGTGACCAAGGAGCAGTCATTGAAGCAGTACTTCAAGGAATTCCGTAAGGTAATAGAAAACGCCGACGTTGTCCTGGAGGTGGTTGATGCACGTGACCCCCTGGGAACCCGCTGCAATGAGGTTGAGCGTGCCGTGCGCGGTGCTCCGGGCAACAAGCGACTGGTCCTGGTGCTTAACAAGGCCGACCTGGTGCCGCGAGAGAATCTGAACAACTGGATCAAGTACTTCCGCCGCAGCGGACCAGTCACCGCCTTCAAGGCTTCCACACAGGATCAGGCCAACCGTCTGGGACGCCGCAAACTGCGCGAGATGAAGACCGAGAAGGCCATGCAGGGTTCTGTCTGCATTGGCGCCGAGTTGCTTATGTCCATGCTGGGCAACTATTGCCGCAACAAGGGCATCAAGACCTCGATTCGCGTTGGCGTCGTTGGAATTCCAAATGTAGGCAAGAGCTCCATCATAAACTCGTTGACCCGCGGCAGGTCCTGCATGGTGGGCAGCACACCAGGAGTGACCAAGTGAGTTCAAAATTTATCTCTATGGTGCATCggattaatgaaatatattcatttttgcAGGTCAATGCAAGAAGTAGAGCTGGATTCCAAAATCAAACTGATTGATTGTCCTGGAATCGTATTTACCAGCGGAGGTGAAAACTCTCATGCAGTACTGAAGAATGCACAGCGTGTGGGCGATGTAAAGGATCCCTTCACCATTGCCGAGAGCGTGTTGAAGCGTGCCAGCAAGGAATATTTCTGCACGATGTACGATATTACAAACTACGACACGTTCGAGGAATTCTTTGCTAAAAAGGCAGCTAGAATGGGTGagtaatttaaattctaaCTGGCATATACATATGACAATAACTCGTTACTTTACGCCCATTATAGGAAAATTTCTGAAGAAGGGAGTGCCAGATGTTGTGGCCGCAGCAAGAAGCGTGCTCAACGATTGGAACACGGGCAAAATCAAATACTGTACACAGCCTCCAGAAGTTCAGGAAGGACAAAGTGTGCACATAAGTGCCTCGATAGTACACTCAGAGGCCCGCGAATTTGATGTGGAGAACTTTGAGTCAATGGAGACGGAAATCCTAGAGCATTGCGCTGTGAAAACTGATGACATTATGGAGATAACGTCTACAGGGCCTCTAGAGATTAGACAACCGCGTGAGGAAGCGGAACCTGCAGATAAAATAACTGCCAGTTTGGTCATAGACGAGAAGGAAAAACCCGCAAAGGGTCGCAAACGAAAGCTAGATGAGGAAAAGGAGAAGGTTGATCCCAGCCTGCTCCTAGAAGGTAAGCAAATATAAACCTTCACCATGGAACATGGAAATGTATTAACGCTTTTGTTATATATAAATTCTAGAAAACCAATCCCTCAATAAAGGCatcaaacaacagcaaaagctaaaaaagaaacagaatgTCCGCAACGAGAAGAAAATCTCCAAAATTACAGACGTTCTGGATAGCTTTAGCTTAGGTTCATCCTCTTCCAAGGCAGAGAAATACGATTTTGATGAGGACTATGTGATTGAGTAAATTCTGCCttagttttaataattaaataaatctgttGATAATACACTATAAAATAGAAGGGTGTAAAGTCtctgaaaaactaaaataacattttattactTTGAAAGAAGGGCTGCAGCCTTTTCAACATCGCAAATGTGGTCCTTCTTATTGTGGATTGCACTGGAccaaataaaagtaaatccCCGATTTGACCGGAGCTTTGCTCATCCCAAAGCCCAAGAAAATGGAACTACCCGGTGTTCCTtcaaaaaaatgagaaaacagTAACAGTTTAACGTGGATCGCATTTATTCTTAAAACGAAATACATACAAGGCTGGGATTTTAGGATGGCCTACATGCAGTTTGGTTTGGTAAGGGTTAATAAATCTAGCGCACGGATTTTAAGTAGAACACCAGTTCCTCGAATTCGCATTTGCTACAGGTGGAAATGCAAACGAAGTTGGTGCATTCGTGAATGGACAAAAAGCGATTACagatttaaatgaaattattctATGGTACTCGGCTGCTGAAAGTATCGTGGTGCGATTTCTTTCAATACATTTGACAAATGacagatattttaatttaaacaatgaatGAACGTAATAATGACAACGAAAACAGTCAAAATATcaacataaaacaaataatgttCGAACATGACGTGTGCTTTCTAAAGCCAATCGAATCCTCTTGCGCTAGAATCTACAACCGTATAGAATTTGTTAATggtgttttttctttaaccTAGGATCTATGCAGATTTTACTGAACAGATTTGTATTTCAGTGATGTTTGGTTTCATTTGGGTGGGGTATAAATTATGGGCTTGGGTTGCTCTAAAAACGTCGCATAGAAAAGGTAGTGGCTTCTGAATGTATTGCATCGTAACTAGACTGTTCGCCATTCTCGAAACTATTAACCCTGAAGTGCCTTCTGTTTAGTATGTATGTaagattaaatatttatacatatcaTATAGCTACTGGCAATGGAGCTCTAGCCCCATGCGTCGGTACGTActacatgtgtatatatagagTGAATCACAGGATTTCAATTTTTGCTAAGTATTTTTAACAATCAATTACTATGTATTTCGGCCCGACTCGCTTCGACTTCTcgtctcctctcctctccctctctctctctttctatctCTCTTAATGCGACTCAGATGcgttaaaattaatttcgatGTGTCTACTAGCAGTAATTGAAACTTGTTTCGTAATTATGtatattaacatttaaaatgatttcttTTGCAGTCCTTTGTTGTTCCAAATTATTGGTTGTTTAGTGGTTAACTGGCGGCTCGATCTCCTACCTCCCGCCAGACACCTCCATCTCGTCCTCGCCGGACGATAATCCCTCAGTGCGCACACCTGTCTGCACAGCCTGGTCAAGAGCTTCTGCGCCTTCTGCAGCAGTTGGCGCGATCGCCAGCAGCTCACCTCGTCGCATGCGCATCCCAAGCCGGGCTCAACCAGGTGCTTGGATACCGAATGAGGTCCTGCCGAACGGGCCTGCATCAGGTACTGTCACCGCAGATGGCTGAAGTGAACCTCCAGCCAGCAGGGGCAGCCCATGATGTCCTGTCTTTTGTAGTCGCGTCCCCAGCCCTTGCCAAAGCTGATCTTTATGCTGAAGTAGTCGACGGGTCCCATGGGGTGGTGTCCTTGCCCTTTCATGCTTAGCAGTTCAGCCctgaaaatcgaaataaatatactCCATAAGAGGCTCTGAATTTCTTGAAAACTTTATTGAGGGATCTTACCTATTGGTTTCAAAGGCCTTCAAACAGTAGCCCGGCATCACCTTGCACACTCGGTCCAGATTTTCGGCCAGGGTGGGTGAATCGACAAAAATGGTTGTATTCCCACGGTTGTAGATCCACACATCGCCGTTCTCCAGGCTCAATGTGACCCCTGTGAGGCGTACTCCGATTAAAACCTCCTTTCACGTTAGAAAACCCTTTTCTCTTACCCAATCCGACCGTCTGACGCGCTGTTGGCACCGCCTCCGAGTGTATCTGATTGCCTGCGGGTGTGAGGTCACGTAGGCACATGCTGTCCACCTCACTGGCCACAATCCCATCCGTGTAGATATTGACTGCGTTCGTTTTGGCGTGAAAGAACTCCCCGACTCGGTGGGCCATCTCCCAGTAGGCGATTTGGCACCAGACcttgctgttgatgttgtgATCTGAAATTCAAGAGAAACATGATGCTTTAGATACAGGTACCATTTTGAATAGAGAGGGACTATAATAATTGCAATACCAGTTTGAGAAATTGTAAGTTTGCATGTGCGGAGGTATACAGGGATGGATTTATGATGAATTTACAAGGACTGCTAATTGCAACTACTTCTCATATCTTTCACAACTTACGCTGCGATAAGGTTGACGCCTAAAGATTACGATGCCTAGTTAACTAGCTAATTTATTTGTCAGATTGTCAAGTCATTAAATTCTTAAAGATGCCTGCGATAATGTATTCCCATTAATAACTATTATTCAAATCGCAGTCTTGTAACCCGCATACAAATAGCAGACTAAAGCGGTAATAACTCTTTCGCCGCTCAATAAAATGTGATTTAAAATTGCCATAACATTCAAGCGATATCGGGGGAGTAAGCGCTATATATCGCCATATCGTTTGAAAATACAGAAAGAACCAAGAGACGGCGACTACGGCGAGTCGCGCATTCAAACAGGCACATTCACATTACGTTCACACTCACTTGTGTGCTCAGACATTTAAATGGTAATAATTTTGGCGCCAGGGCATTACGTAAACAGACCGGCGACGCGTATTCTGTATTTGTGTGGTATTCATTTGCGCATATATCGGCCTGCTCGGCTGTGTGttgatatacatacatacatacatatgtatgtctgtatatacatatagtacgCAAACCCACAGAGTCTGTTTATGGGTTCATTTGTATATTCCGATTCCGAACGCGTGTCGGGCCAATAACAAAGTGAGAAACAAGTGCCACTCTTTATTTGAAATCCTTGCTGACGAGAGTTTTCGAAAACGCGTGGGCTTTGAGTAcaaattgtttgaaatttatgtccacattaaaccattcataaaattgaaaatttatatttaattgaatgaataTATGTACCTATGAATTCCTCGGAATTAGTAAACAAAATGCGCtgaatttaacttttatagTCGTAAAGCGAGACAATGCtaaaattgcgtatacgccaccgtATCCaaagttatttatatgtatatatgtatgtacatatatatctatttgTTTAATACCTACTTCGGATGACACCATTACCATTGTCAGCATAAACCCACACCCTCGTCTTGGGAATTTATCAATCAACAATGGCATAAAGAGCATTGTCAGACAACAGAGTGCAAATatcgcgcatacgccatgGTGGCCAAATTGCCAATTGCAACAATGCCAGCGGGTCGATAGTCGATTGGCAGTGCAGTTGGCCAGAACGGCCGAAGCCGATTCGAGAAATGTGCTGTGCGCATTGGGCGCCACACACAATCTACAATCGCTCGGCGATTCAGAGGAAAATCGAGGGAAATCGCTGGGAAAACGAAAAGGCCGAAAGGCGCTAAAGGCCAAGCCCAGGCGGGCGGCTAGTGGCGCCAAGTAAAAATATATCGCAATAAATCCGTAGACGGCTTTTAAAATTTTGCATGGCAAAGAATGTGCCGAATGGGGTGGCAGGCGGCGGGCGATGGGGGGCCAGCGGGGGCGTTGGACGCTGCAAGTGGCGCCTGTCCGATGTTTACCTAATTAGGTCGACGCCGGCGATTCCGTCGCGTCTCGCCATGGCCACGAAAAATTGTTTACCCCACCAGGCTGCCGTCGCCACCTTGCTCGCTCAACTGGGAGAGCAGCAACTCGCCAAGATTGTGGGCCAGTGGAGTTGATCCAGGCGAAAGGTGATTCGGAAAATTGGGGAATCAAATTGGCCCCAATTGAATATCTACGTGGAAATTTCAACAGGTTTCGCCTCATACATTACACCTAATGCCAAATTGTTCGAATTATTGGccttgaataaataaataattttgcattttcattattcatatttgaataattttaatgaattcaTGATTCTTATGGATTGTTGTCTTAACATGGGTCTAATGATATTTTTCTTGTGAATTTGATTCATTTCGTGCAAAATTGTGATGGAGAGCTGTTCTATTTAAACTAAAGATTGCCGCAGTGTGTATTTGAAAAATGCTTGCAATACACTGCACAAAGAACTCTAAGCTGGAGGAGGGTTCTGCTTGAAAGATCTGCCTACTGCAGTTTTTCCTGTACTACATATTTGTAAATTCGTAGCGCCGCTTCATGGCTGCTGATTCCCCTTGCTAATATTTATGTAAGTAGGTACATAAATGTACATTCATTTGTGTTAGACGGCCGAATCCACGGGCTGCTACATCATCTTTAAATTTAGAATATTTTATCTTCAAtctgtgtgcatgtgtgggtCGAGGCAGTGGCCTGTAAGTTTGTTGGTGGCACACATGTGGTGCCTTTGGGGAAACACGGATGCTCGACTTGTGTGTGCTCCATTTCGGGCGAGTCCCACCGGCGAAGAAGTTGCAGTAATGCAATTACGAAATTGAATCGATTGCTCAAGAAAGCTGAAAGTATGTGGATGATTGAACCATGCGTTGAACCATCCCATATTACTTATTGGCGTTCCCTTAGTTAATGTCTATATCGGTAAAACGCATTTTGAAAATCTGCAACTAATATTATATTGGATCTGCCTCTACATTCCCTCGTTTTGCTAATCACCTTCCATCACTGATTAAAAATTCATCAGAAGGCCGTTTAAGACCATCATTCGCAGTTCAAAGACTATGCAAACAATGTCCATTTGACAACTTGTGATGGGAATCAATCAAATCGGAATTTCAATCTATTTTTAACTGGCCTGTCACCCAATCGTCGTAAAGCCGCGACTTAACGGtccatttaaatgtaatagTTTTCCGTCGTTCCGTCGCCAGTACAATGCCATAAAAAAGCCAAATGGACGATggtatacatacacacacacatgcacacacaacgtatacgtatatatgCATGCATGTGTGAGTTCTggccagtttcagtttcacgGTGCCGTCTCAGTCGCCGGGTAATGGTGGTGCCGTGAATGATATCATAGCCTCCATAGCCCCATAGTCCCCATAGGACCCCTTGTGCCCCCTCAGCCCACTCACCCCCTTTCAAGCACTCTTGTAAGTTAGCATTAAGATTGTGGCGCCATCGAGAGCGCCAACTCACCTCGCTCTCCGCGCTCacgccctctctttcgctcagCCTGCCGCCGCCcgtgtttgtttttcgctcattatttattttcatttcgtttttgctGTTTTCGCTTAAAAGTTAATATCAATATAGAAAGTGACGACCTGACGCGGCAAGCTGGCGCCACgatacaacaacaacttgcCCGCCAGAGAGAGCgccgctcacacacacatcagCAGCGGGCCCCAGCCCCAATACACCCAAACGGCAAAATAATCGCAACACTTCGTGCTCTCCCACTTTCTTACACTGAACAAAATGGCGTTACATGTTAACTAATAATAGCatttggaaatatatttttattctttttggTTGAGATCGTTATTTATGCCTATAAACTAATGCTTAACTTTAGAAAAAGATTTTTTATTAGGTCGGAGTTGTGATATTTAGTTCAgaattatacatatgtaagcaACCTCGACATATCACATTATAACTCCATGCTTTtctttaaaaaccaaatataacaaattacggaagatttttattttctgtgcaCTCTACCAATCCTCTGAGAAGCGGGGGAGAGAAAAAGGAGAGAGGGATTTTGGGGCACAAAACTCACCTTTTCCATCAGTGGTAAACGACTCGTAGAGAGTCGGCTTGTAGAAGCTCGAAATGCTGGTGCTTTGGGCACTCCACGTGCTCAGCGCTGCCGACTTTGCATCGTTCTGCGAGTCTTCTTCGAAATCTGCAAGATTTGGCGATGATTAGTGTACCCGGATCGAAAATCTATATAGAAGAGCCGGCTTACCTGCATCTCTCAGTCTCAGCATTTTTGAGCGTTGGTATGGCGGCGTTGGGGCTTCTAAAATGGAAGACACAAGAGACGGGATTGTTTTAGATATCTTGGAGATACATAATTAGAGCTATACTTGTATAAATAGTTTTCTTAGTTTTGTAATAGATGCAtgataaataagtaaaatcTGCAGATCTTAAGCAGTATCAGTACCCCCATAACTTGTTGAGGTCTTATATAACCAATTTGTTAAACAATTGTATAACAGCACAGTGGTTTGGTACTTTTTTAAGATCACACTAACATAACCTGCTCGAAAGGGGTAAACAACTCTACAATGacataattgaaaattcgGTCCAATTCGATCTGCCAGAACCTAAGTTAGTTTAAGTTGGTTTCCTACTCAAATgtaataaactaaatatacCAAGTTTATGAAATAACTTGGCTGACTAAACCATATTAAAATTCTTATCTCAACCTTATCAGCCTAATGCACTTTTACCCAGTTTCATTTTGGACAGCCCCATGGGAGATTACAGACCCTTTCGAGTTAACCAAAAGTTCGAGTTATAAATGCGCGTCTTCTAGTCGCGGGCGCATATAGGATGAGATCATGGTTCGCAAAACTAATACTAATACTAGTGCTCGAATATTTGAGCAGCAAAtcaaagcgaaacaaaaacagagagagagcaacaaagccaaacaaaaataaaggccagaaaaactaaaaaccacGAAGAAAGAAAAGGCAGTCGAAACAAACCCAGGCGTAAGCGTAAGCAAGCCAAACATCAGCGCGgcgatataaaaataaataatctttGCATATCAGCCAGCCCCACTGGGggacattttatttttattggcgcAGAAATCGTTTGATGTGCGGCGATCTCCGATCTCCCATCTACCATCTCCCATCTACCAGCTCCCATCTGCGATTCCTATGGCGCTGTATTTAATCTCGCTTACATTCTACATCCTACTCCGTTTTCATTCTTCGAGTTTACTCCCAAAAAAGCAAACGGAACAGGTCGTTTTTGGTGGCTGAGATGGGCGCAAACAAAGGCCTCAATGGATTACCTGCCAGATCCGAACCTctcattcaattaaataaattagcttATTTATGAAACGTCGCATTAACATTTTATTGGATGCATTAATGTAttacttaaaaaataataaactgtTTGACGAGAGCGCCATGAATATAacatattttgatattattagAAAGAACTTTGGAACAAGTTTAACTACCTTTCTGTTTGTTTACCATGAATAATTATTAGGCAACAGGTCTactttgttttaataaaaaattgaatacaaaataataaattttaagatAAAAATAAGATAGAAGCCCTTAggataat is a window encoding:
- the LOC122620562 gene encoding guanine nucleotide-binding protein-like 3 homolog is translated as MALKRLKTKKSKRLTGRLKHKIEKKVRDHNKKERRAAKKNPKKGSKKQKLIQIPNICPFKDDILKEVEEAKQRQEAERLARREAFKVEREQNKFKTLESMVEDADMRSTVHGIMHENDAQDQDEKKYKNAVTKEQSLKQYFKEFRKVIENADVVLEVVDARDPLGTRCNEVERAVRGAPGNKRLVLVLNKADLVPRENLNNWIKYFRRSGPVTAFKASTQDQANRLGRRKLREMKTEKAMQGSVCIGAELLMSMLGNYCRNKGIKTSIRVGVVGIPNVGKSSIINSLTRGRSCMVGSTPGVTKSMQEVELDSKIKLIDCPGIVFTSGGENSHAVLKNAQRVGDVKDPFTIAESVLKRASKEYFCTMYDITNYDTFEEFFAKKAARMGKFLKKGVPDVVAAARSVLNDWNTGKIKYCTQPPEVQEGQSVHISASIVHSEAREFDVENFESMETEILEHCAVKTDDIMEITSTGPLEIRQPREEAEPADKITASLVIDEKEKPAKGRKRKLDEEKEKVDPSLLLEENQSLNKGIKQQQKLKKKQNVRNEKKISKITDVLDSFSLGSSSSKAEKYDFDEDYVIE
- the LOC122620563 gene encoding 30S ribosomal protein S11 yields the protein MSLKSVFLSALRSITLPAVPLQTSRIHTSACWRKAEDRKEMLASLPAKDEGTVGEKTVDIDTLINRKAKFFPDASTATTLFNGTPFNELPICNIRVSPNNTIISVTDHKGVLRLIRSCGIEGFKNTRKGTNIAAQATAVTISGKAIELGWKTVRVKVRGLGPGRMSAIKGLQMGGLNIVSITDNTHVSFNPPRPRKQRSL